GAAATTTTGTCTAGGTGGAGGCTCCGCGCTATTACCTGCGCCTATTGCACCAATCTCCTTGCAAGAGAAACTGGAGGTTACCCGCAAACTTGCGGCTGCTGGTGCCACTATTCAGGAACTGAACACCGTGCGACGCGCCCTGTCATTCTTGAAGGGCGGAGGGCTTGCACAGTTTGCTCACCCTGCCCAGGTAATATCCTTTTctttattcaacattttattaTGGGGGAGAACTCATTCCTGCGTTGTACCTCCAATATCACTCCTCTATTCACTACTTCACAGGTGGCTGGGCTGATATTGTCCGATGTAATTGGGGACCCTCTAGACTTGATCGCCAGTGGCCCCACAGTGAATAGTGAGGTGTGGCCTGAGGAAGTTTTGTCAATCCTTGAACGTTACAAGCTGTTGGAGTCTCTACCAGCCTCAGTAAAGGATGTCCTTGGGAGACCACATCCCCGTGGGAGTGAGAATATGGATAAATCCGATACGTCAGGACGTGTTCTCAACGTTGTGATCGGCTCCAACAGCGTCGCCCTGAAGAGCGCAGGTCTCCGTGCTCGAGAGCTAGGTTTCCGCCCTGTCGTGCTGGCACCAGGAGTGTGTGGTGATGTAAGGTCAGTATCCAGACTCTATGGCCTCCTGGCTCGCTTCGCCTGTGCTCGAGAGGAACCTCCTCCAGAGATTGCCGCTGAGGTGCTGAGGCTGGGGCCTGAAGTAGGTGTGGAGAGCTGGGACCTCTGCCGTACCATGCAGGTCTTGGGTGAGGGGCGTACAGAAGGATGGGGCTCCACGTGTCTGTTAGCTGGAGGGGAGCCCACTGTGGAGCTGACAGGTAAAGGTAGAGGTGGTCGAAACCAGGAGCTGGCTTTGCGAGTGGGACTGGAGATGAGAGGCATGAAGCTCCCGCCTAATGGTCCTGTGTTCCTGAGTGGTGGAACTGATGGTCAGGATGGGCCCACTGAGGCGGCAGGGGCCATCACTGATGGGGGGCTGTATGAAGAGGCACAGGCACAAGGACTGGACATAGACAACTTCCTTACCAACAATGATTCTTACACTTTTTTCACACAGCTTTCTGCTGGGCAGCGCTTACTTGTGCCTGGTCTAACCTGCACCAATGTGATGGATGTGCATATGCTTCTTATTCCACCAATTCCCATTAACATACATTGATTCCGAAGCACaataaagaaaattattaaAGTCTAGTGAAtctggataaataaagtattctGTCTATCTGACTTGGTATTGTAGTACTTGTTTATTTAACTCTCTCATCATTTTTGGCCTTTATCTGTGAAATTCTTTGTAAATCTATATTAAAGAAAGACTAGTATtgttatattaaattataaCAACCACACAGTATAAGATAAGAGTCGACTTAAAAAAAGTCACCAGTTTTGTTATCAGCATTGAGGTTTCCACAGGGAACAAAAAGCTTATAAATAGTGGACTTGCTGATTAtccttttttaaatcactgcagCGCCATCTCTCTAGCATCTACAAACAACAATGacatcagtgttttcatacaCAACAAATTTAATATCAATCAAGCTATTTGCACCAAACTTCCACAGTTGTGTTTTCGTCCAGCTTTGCTCCTGGTCTCTTAAATACACTAAATATTAAGATACatttacagtgctgtgaaaaagtatttgcccccttacagatttcttctgtttttgcttttttgtcacacttacatgtttcagatcaaattttaatatcagacatagatgacctgagtaaacacaaaaagcagtttttaaatgatgattttatatATTAAGGGACgaaagctatccaaaccaacctggccctatgtgaaaaagtaattgccccctaaacctaataactggttgtgtcacccttggcggcaacaactgcaatcaagcatttgcaataactggcgatgagtctttcacatcgctgtgggggaattttggcccactcttctttgcagaattgtcttaattcagccacattggagggttttcgaggatgaacggcctgtttaaagtcatgctacagcatctcaatcggatttaagtccggactttgactaggtcactccaaaaccttcattttgtttcaccttggaactctcccatggaggccatttttgcccagtgtctttcttattgttgaatcatggacactgaccttaactgaggcaagtgaggcctgcagtgctttagatgttgtttggggttcttttgtgacctcctgcatgagacgttgatgcactcttggagtcattttggtaggccggtagtcctgggaaggttcaccactgctccatgttttctccgttcggggataatggctctcactgttgttctctggagtcccaaagccttagaaatggctttgtaaccctttccagactgatagatgtcaataactttgtttcttgtctgttcttgaattgctttagatcggggcatgatgagttgcattttgagatctttcagcctacttcatgttgtctatttaagtgatttcttgattctacagctctggcagtaatcaggcctgggtgtggcaagtgaaattgaactcagctttcaaaaatgtggttaatcacagttaattcatgatttaacaaggagggggcaattactttttcacatagggccaggttggtttggatagcttttttcccttaataaatgaaatcatcatttaaaaactgctttttgtgtttactcaagtcatctatgtctgatattaaaattggtttgatgatctgaaacatgtaagtgtgacaataaagcaaaaacagaagaaatctgtaagggggcaaatactttttcacaccactgtaaataaacttaaatatatttaaaatatgctAATGATTTTATCGTTCAGTTCCTTTGACAAAGACTATaactgaacatttctgtaaatacaCACTGCAGTACACTGTCATGTACTACAGACTTCACCATTATAACTGAATTATAACTTCTCAGTTATAATAGCTGACTATAACATGGGTCATAAAGGGCACATGAAAGCTTGACtttctcatgttttattatttcacattaaatcaGTTTAACCTTTTTGACACattggaaaaatgaaatgagtttGTATGTACTGAGCATAAAGATATGAAgcaaagaggcactttggtaGCACTGAACAGCCTTTATTTTACCAAATATGGGTAGGTTGGTTTCAGCTTTGCATATCTGAACGTTGCAGTGTTTTACCCATTCTTTGCAAAACTGCTCAAAAGCACCTTTGAGTGACATGGGTTTGGAATGAATAGAAATGTTCACATCCAGCTTAGACTGAGTTGGATTGAGGTGTAAGTATTGATTTGACCACACAGGACATTGacacacttgtttttaaaccattttGGCTTCGTTTTCTTGCAAAGTGCAGCAGGTTTTCCTTTAAGTGTTCATTTTACACTCCATCATCAAAAGCCACTGGGGCCTGCTGTACTGGTGATATGTGGGACAGCCTACATCTTCTGCAAGTTTCCCCTCTGGTAGCTCTGGTTAAGTTACAACTGGTGAAGCATTCAGGCAAAAAGATGTAAGTGTGGCGTGTCCTTACTGCACCATGGTGCCGTTCTCATCAATATTCAGTGCCTTCTGGATTGTGTTGTATCCTTTCCTGAATTCTTTTGTTAAACATTTCTTATGGAAGTCTCTTTGTCCGCATTATGTAGTTCAGATAAATATGGCAAAATCATGTCACACATCGAtgattttcattcaaattgTGCACTTCAGATGAGTCAAACAGGGAGAGTGTGCAAtcaattattttgtattttacatttgtaaCTAATTTTGATTTGTAGGGATCTGGGGGAGGGGTTAAATACTTTAGATAGGCACTCTATCCTGCTCATTAAGTGCACAAAATGCTCAATCCATGTTATGAGAGTATTCCGGACCATGTGTATGAGCTTGGAAAATAGCATTAATAGAAATAACCCTGTGCACCGCTGAATCTAGCTATTCGTCACTAGGCACACGCACATCATTCACTTACTCCTGTTGATGCAATTCAGGATgaccattaaaaaaacacatgatccTGTGTGTCccactgtatttttttctttcatacatCATTCAAATcaagttaaattattttacttgttaatggtcaaaataaaattaaatttaaaaaaaaatcacatcagctATCAGAACTGGGGTTCTTGAAGAAACACGCAAACccataaatatttttacatttgtacaGAAACCTCATGAGTTGTCCATTAAGCCAGCAAGATCAATTTAGGCTTTTATGCAGAGGGGTTCTGCTTCACGACCAATATTGACAGGCCAAAATAAACATCTCACAGCACTATATAATTAAGTGGATATCAGTGTGACAGTTGGTACGCAGGGTAAACAATAAGAGATGTTTCTCTGACGCGTCACCTGAAGGTGAATGCATCTTACACTAAAGATGCTTTATTATCAGCAACCCAGTGTTGTGGACCCAATGTCTCTGGGAGATGTAAACTGGCCCGCTGTCTCTTGAATAAAGTCCAACAATGTCGTCCTGTTAATCTCGATGAGTCTTCAGGGTCTCTCCTGCTTTGCTTTGCCTGTAAGAATAACAGAATGTCATTACAATCAAAACAACTCAAGAATCAGTCATGGTAATGCAATCCAAGTATGATAAAATGTCTATAATGCTATCCATAACCACACCATCATCAGTGATATATTGACAATAAATGCTACAGCTTCAGTTAAAAGGGCATAATTACACTGTATTCATTCAACTTTACAAGTAAAGGCAGTCTCCCTTAACAATCAGACGCTCAGTCAACCAGGAGGCAGATATAGTTTTTACTACAGACTGTAGTAAAAACCCTGGACACTCATTCCGCACTGATGGTGACCCATCCCAGATGAGGCCTCAGCGCACCAGACCGTGCGCGGAGGGTTTTCTACCTGTTTGAAGGTACATGGGTGCTCGGACACCTACCATCCGCTCAGGTGAGGCGCTGTCTCAGGTGTGCCTCCGTTCTGTCCGGCCCCTGAACatcaacaccaacacacagacatgaagccAACGTGGCTGCCACTGGTTTAGCAATGAtgcagaggaagtgtgtgaaGGCTCACCTTGTCGATAATACATATCGTTCACCGTGTTCCCGTAGACTTTCCACGCGAAGTGAATTGCGATTAGACTGAAAATCAACCAGCTGAGTAGTATTTTGAATATGGAGACTCTCATGTCGTTGGCGATCCAGTCGTCAACAAACTCAGAGAGGAAGGACAAGCAGCCGTCAGCGATGCGGGACAGAAACTCAAAATCCCAGGGTTCCTCCATAGCGTCCGTTTATTCAGCTTATATGAGATCAAGTGTGAAGTATTTATCCGGTAGATTCTTTCAAAAACATCGCATCGGCTAGGTAACGTATGACATCCTGGGCGCCATTTTTACCGTTACGGTGTTTGTTATCAGCGCAGAGAAGTGAAGAATCCGAGCTGACGTAACTTACGTCGCGCAGCCGCGTTAGCTGTCAGCAACAAACATCAGTGTAACATTTCTTGTTACTAAACTACACTTTCGATTATTGCTTTCAAAAGTGTTTATGTTTGCGCAATATATCCCATAATGCATTACGTTTTGCAGTACAAAACTAATGCTGCTACATGCCACATTTGTCACCTTAAGCGTTCACTTCACAAACCTCGGGggaaaatgtaaacattcaTGAATAACCTGTCTCCAGCAGCGGGCTCCATCTTCAGCTGTGCTCATGTTACCCCACACATGTTTATTGTATGTCAGGAATCACACAATTTGAGTCCAGAGCGAAACTATCGTTAAAAACGCAGCATTTCCACGCTAGCTTTAGCAAGCCTGTGCAGAGTGAAACATCGGTTTTAAACATGAGTGTTGGGCCGGTCAAACATTTCACAGGTCAAACGGACTCACAGCAAACCTATTTCAGATGAAGAAATTGCAGCTAAAGATCCAACCAGCTCCGGAATAAGTGGTTAAAAAATAACTGGTGTTTTTTCTCCCTAAAGTTTTGTAGGGAGCAGTATGAGAGCGCAAAGAGGGCACGGATGTAGCTACGTATCTTCACTAAAAAGCAAGTAACAATCCCTAGTTTGCAACCTTTATTATGTAAAGCGATACATTTAGTTTATGTTTAATTCCCGACGGTGTTCAATGAATTTGGCCAAACCATCAAAACATCCCAAAAAATTACTGGAGGTTTGGGTTTCCTAGCTACAATTTACGTTACTGTCTCACGCAGCGCTGCGTAGAGCGTAGCCTGAGGGGGCGGGACTAGTGGTGGGCACCGAGCAGCCTGATTGGTCAGCTCATCTTGTCATCAGAGATTCCGGATGTCTGCTGTGGTAAGAGGAaaatttgttttctgcttctcaTTCTTGACAGCTTGTTTGCGACCCGGCTGCTGCTGAAAGTTAATGTAGCGATTTAGATATTTAACGCAACGTTTCGACGGTACGAAATCGTAAGTTTCATTCTTTGTCTTCGTCTGTCTAGTTATACTTGACCACGATTGCTTTGCATGCTCACTGTTGAGCCAAGGCCATGAAATTGATCTGTATGTGTCGCTTGCTAGCAGGTAATGTTAGCCTTGAAACTACATCCACCTGGTTGCATCGGAATTCACAGCTAAACATTTATCAGCTCAGAAAAGTAAGACTCCTCGACGTTGAGCACGTTAGCAGACAAGCTAACACTGGCTTTATAAGTAACTTAAGCTAGTATTAAACAAACGTTAGCTCTGTAGCTCTGGCGGTCAAATACTTTCCGTTTATCTGTAGTGTAACATTAGCCTGGCTGCTCGAAGTTGTAATCAGGCTTTGGTTCCAGAGTCTGTTTGGTATCTTGGAGTTGAAATTCTCCTATGTAACCAGTTATCCTCTGTTATCATGTGACCTGCCCACTGGTCGAGTATAAGTGCTCCTATTCATCAGAGATTGAGATGCACGCTGTCTCAAGGGTTCAGCCACAACCAGCGGAGTACATTAGTTATTAAGCAGTTTATTCGGAATTGCTTGGTAATagtatttaactttttaatctATCTCCAGTGACTGGGATGGTATCATGGAGAGAGACAATCATCAAGAAGGAGAGGCACAGGGAGTAAAGATTTGTGATCCACCCTCTGAGAGCAATCCAGCTGGTAAATAATTTAATCTCTCATTAAAGCTAGTCCAAATTTCTGCTCACATGTCTTCGTTTTTATGATGTTGTTAATAATTTAACTTTGTTTTCGTCTTAGCTGACACCTTGGCgacttctctctccctcttgggGAATCACATGTTTCCTGACCCGGTGGAGAGAAATGACAGCAGCACTGCTAATCAAGAGGAGCCTGCAGATTCACTCCAGTTAGATGttacagcagaggagcagagtcTGGATGCAGAGCCCCCATCTAACCAGGTAACAAAGCTAGAGactgaggagacagagagctCAGAGTGTCAGGACCACATGTCCACCCAGTCGTCTGACAGAGGAAACGAGGATGCTGCCATTGACAGTAATCAGAGCGACTCTGGGGAGTTTGTCGTTACAATGCTGGCCAAGGCCAAGCTGGAGGAGCAAGGTATAGGTGTGAAGGGAAGGTCATCTCCCTTGTTGGAGGCAGGCACCCAGGAATCTCCTGCATTCATGTCTCACCGTGATGAGGAtgtgacagcagacagctggCGGCAGCACCGGaagcatgtttttgtgttaagtGAAGCAGGCAAACCCATCTATTCCCGATATGGCAGTGAAGAGGCCCTTTCATCTACAATGGGAGTCATGATGGCACTGGTTTCCTTTGTTCAAAGTGGAGATAATATCATCCGCTCAGTCTATTCAGGTgagagcattttcttttttttttaacttttgtaaCGTAATTGTCGATGTCATTTTCTATTTACataaatgaaggattcaagaatagAGTGGAGAAACTAATTATCACCAATCAACAAAAAGTGCTGCACCATAGAgaataatgatagtaataataatacattttatttataatgcactttacatttggaggtacaaatctcaaagtgcaacaattaaaaaacacaagacatttaaaaagcaacagcatTTAAGGACGCAGcctaaaaaacaacataaaagcagataaaagaATAGCGTCTGTAATACTAAACACAAGCAGAAGTCTGCTAATTTCCAAGTCCACAACTTGTGCGATATTTCCGAGTGCAGAGTTGTCAATCACTGTTAGTAGACATCCACTGTTGCCTCCTGCATTATGCTCATTACTTACTGATAACTATTTTCTCCCTTCCATCAGAGGAGCACACCGTGGTGTTCTTACAGAAAGGGCCCCTAgtgctggtgtgtgtctctAGCAGTCGTCAGTCCGAGCGGCAGCTGCGTGGAGAGCTCCTCTACGTGTACTATCAGATCATCAGCATGCTCACCCAGGCCAGCATATCCCGCATCTTTGAACACAAGAAAAACTACGACCTGAGGAGACTCCTGGCGGGCTCGGAGAAGATCCTGGACGGTCTTCTCAACCTGGTGGATTCTGACCCCAGCTTCCTGCTAGCAGCGGTACACTGCCTGCCTTTAGCCTCCTCTCTCAGGGACTCTCTCAGCCAGATCCTACAGAAAGCGATCACCCCAAATCTGGTTTTCTCCATCCTCATTGCCAACAACCAGCTGCTCACCATTGTCCAAGAAAAGACAGTTATCGAGGACACCAGGCTGGAGCCCGCTGATGTCCACCTCCTGCTCAACCTCATTGGAGCCTCCTCTGCCTTTCAGGCTGGGGAGATCTGGACTCCCATCTGCCTCCCCCTCTTTAATCCTGACTGTTACTTTTATGCATACATTTCTTACCTGGACCCTCCAGAATGcactgtttgtctgctgctgctctcgaCAGACAAGGAGGCTTTCTACGCTGTAGCTGAGTGCAAGAGGAAGATAGAGGAGGCCATGGCAGCTCAGAACTCCCTGAGCCTCATTGCCAAAGTTCAGTCGTACAGTGTGAGCCAAGTGGGCGTCTCAGACCTCAGACACTTCATGTACAAGCCCTTTGACGTACCAGACAACTACCGCCAACTCACTCAgttcaccaggtgtgtgtgtgtttgtgtgtctgtctgcacttTGCAACTACAGCAGGGACACATGAGCTTAAACTTTATGTTAAAAAAGGGGCTTTTGTATAATATCTCAACATTAGTTGCACTGCATGTAGAAAACTTGGCGAGACATTTGTCTTGCATAAgacctctttttgtttttaaatattagtTTGTGATGTAACATGTTCGTAGTctaaagaaaagagagaaatattttACATGAAGGCCACAGCAGTATAAATACCTTGTGTAAGAGAAATTGTGAAAGCCCATTTATTCTTAAGAAAAATTACAGCTTAGTGAGGTTGGTATTTACAAAGAAAAgtgttctgtttttatattgggTAGTTCAGAATGAAAGTGTTACTGAAATGGAGCTTCCAGTTACAAAggcacagagaaataaagattcTATGAAACTTAAATCTTCTTCCACTAATCCTGTCAATTCCCTTCGCTGATCTCTCACTGAGCTGAACTGAAAGCATTAGGTGTCCTATTACATAAACCAGCAGCCAATAAAAACCTTGAAAATTAATGCgaaattacaaataataataacaaatcgCAAACAGTACacttaaaataatattgataattttatttacatatcaCTGTTCAGAACAGATaagaggaaaacatttcttttctttaaaagctGTGTCAACTTAGTTTCATAAATATCAAAATCAGTAGTTTTAATGGACAATataaactttatgttttaatatatttctgtatcttttaaaaaaaaaaaaatcttttaccATTTGTTGCTGTGTGTAGCCCAGAGATGGAGGCACCGTACAgcagtgaagaggagaaaatgagactGCTGGACCTTTATCGTTATATGCACAGTCGCATCCACAGCACCTCACGACCCCTCAAGCTCATCTACCACGTCGCTGAGAGGGAAACTCTGCTCGCCTGGGTATGTAGCTGTGTTTACCGATACGTTCTCACTGCTCCCTCAGTATGCACAACCGCTAAATACTGTctttgtgtgagagtgtttttgcagagagctagatgagaagatgagtatctctctcatatctgtctgttcaTTATGAAACAGGAGACGGTTAacttagcataaatactggaaacTAGGGTTACTGTTCAAAGGTTGAACCCGGAGAAAAACTTgtgacaagttgtggttttacggGGAGTTATGGGTTAGGGTTAagctggactatttctttgctgtgactgtgactatatatactgtacataaccTGTTAACTTGGAAGCCGTAGAGATGCTGGTAGATGGATCAAGACAGGGTAGCTGTTTTCTACTGTTTCCAATCGTTGTGCTAAGCTACGTTCTTATCATGCAGTCAGTGTTCATAATTTGATGTCCCCCATCTAAAATGccatttttccctctctgctgtaGGTTACGAGTAAGTTTGAGCTGTACACCTGCTTCAGTCCTCTGGTGACAAAGGCCTGTGCCATCACTGCTATCACTAAGCTTCTAAGGTGGATTAAAAAGGAGGAGGACCGCCTCTTCATCAGATACCCCCCGAAGTATTCAACCACCCCAAACCCCAGCAAGAGCTCTCGAGGTGGCAAATCTGACCAGCAAGACCCCACAGATAACGGCTTCTTATCTCTTCTATAGGACTCTCTTAGCACTACCATAGTTGCTCTGCCTCATTCAACAATAGTTTGTACACTGATTCCGCGATATTTTTGAACCCTCTTTTGACACTTGTTGGACTTGACAGACATTGACTACTGGAATCAAACACTACGTTTTACACTATTTAAGAAGGAATGATCTCTTTCAAACTAGTATTATTTCTTTACCTGAACAAGAGAGCATGTCAGTGCATCACTGCTTTCGATCTGAAGGAGTCAGGGCAAAACAGCATTAGTATGTTTTAAATTGAACTGTGGTAGACAATAATTGCAAtgatatttatgtgtttttatattgttttattactgCAACAAGAGAGAAATTTTCCTCACGGACAGTGAATGTACCTCACATATGACAGTTCACTCATATGCGATAACTTTCCATCGCTTCATTCTTGTGTaagctgaggaggaaaatgaacTTTCTCAgactagatttttttttttccacgacTCCAAAACACCCAATGTTACCAAACAGGatatgaaagaaatgaaagtatGTTGTGTTTGGGCTCAACATAAACTGGAATAACAGCAACTGGAGCTGCCAGAGCAGGGATGGGCCACCAAATGTCATGCAGGGCCATGAACAAACAAATTGCCCAGTATGACTTTGGTT
This region of Pempheris klunzingeri isolate RE-2024b chromosome 2, fPemKlu1.hap1, whole genome shotgun sequence genomic DNA includes:
- the mon1bb gene encoding vacuolar fusion protein MON1 homolog B, whose protein sequence is MERDNHQEGEAQGVKICDPPSESNPAADTLATSLSLLGNHMFPDPVERNDSSTANQEEPADSLQLDVTAEEQSLDAEPPSNQVTKLETEETESSECQDHMSTQSSDRGNEDAAIDSNQSDSGEFVVTMLAKAKLEEQGIGVKGRSSPLLEAGTQESPAFMSHRDEDVTADSWRQHRKHVFVLSEAGKPIYSRYGSEEALSSTMGVMMALVSFVQSGDNIIRSVYSEEHTVVFLQKGPLVLVCVSSSRQSERQLRGELLYVYYQIISMLTQASISRIFEHKKNYDLRRLLAGSEKILDGLLNLVDSDPSFLLAAVHCLPLASSLRDSLSQILQKAITPNLVFSILIANNQLLTIVQEKTVIEDTRLEPADVHLLLNLIGASSAFQAGEIWTPICLPLFNPDCYFYAYISYLDPPECTVCLLLLSTDKEAFYAVAECKRKIEEAMAAQNSLSLIAKVQSYSVSQVGVSDLRHFMYKPFDVPDNYRQLTQFTSPEMEAPYSSEEEKMRLLDLYRYMHSRIHSTSRPLKLIYHVAERETLLAWVTSKFELYTCFSPLVTKACAITAITKLLRWIKKEEDRLFIRYPPKYSTTPNPSKSSRGGKSDQQDPTDNGFLSLL
- the glyctk gene encoding glycerate kinase, which codes for MARVLSLFRPQPFLALAGRRKPTLCKMSMDSRAREVFAAAVGAVQPDAVVRQSIVRKEDSVTIDGHKFTLKHNLHLVGFGKAVLGMAAEAERIVGDHLVKGIISVPHGIQQTLQQHGKVHLLLKENSCIKVMEGAKHNLPDDDAQKAAEEIKQLASSLTEKDLLLVLISGGGSALLPAPIAPISLQEKLEVTRKLAAAGATIQELNTVRRALSFLKGGGLAQFAHPAQVAGLILSDVIGDPLDLIASGPTVNSEVWPEEVLSILERYKLLESLPASVKDVLGRPHPRGSENMDKSDTSGRVLNVVIGSNSVALKSAGLRARELGFRPVVLAPGVCGDVRSVSRLYGLLARFACAREEPPPEIAAEVLRLGPEVGVESWDLCRTMQVLGEGRTEGWGSTCLLAGGEPTVELTGKGRGGRNQELALRVGLEMRGMKLPPNGPVFLSGGTDGQDGPTEAAGAITDGGLYEEAQAQGLDIDNFLTNNDSYTFFTQLSAGQRLLVPGLTCTNVMDVHMLLIPPIPINIH
- the tcta gene encoding T-cell leukemia translocation-altered gene protein homolog is translated as MEEPWDFEFLSRIADGCLSFLSEFVDDWIANDMRVSIFKILLSWLIFSLIAIHFAWKVYGNTVNDMYYRQGAGQNGGTPETAPHLSGWQSKAGETLKTHRD